One window of the Rhodospirillales bacterium RIFCSPLOWO2_02_FULL_58_16 genome contains the following:
- a CDS encoding ATPase, which produces MAHGHVIVIGNEKGGSGKSTIAMHLIVALMRLGRSVASIDLDIRQKTLTRYIENRRAYAAGRGIKLPISDHAAFGGGNDEEELRQKVESHDFVVIDSLGADTTLSRFGHSCADTLITPINDSFVDLDVIARVDGETMKVIGPSHYAEMVWEQKKGRAKRDGGSIDWIVMRNRLSSLDALNKRNMERILHGLSGRLGFRVFSGFGERVIYRELFLKGLTMMDLREAAGEEDLNISHIAARQEVRSLVEAIKPRTRR; this is translated from the coding sequence ATGGCTCACGGTCACGTCATCGTCATCGGCAACGAAAAGGGGGGCAGCGGCAAGTCAACCATCGCCATGCACCTGATCGTCGCCTTGATGCGACTCGGTCGTTCGGTTGCAAGCATTGACCTGGATATCCGTCAGAAAACCCTGACCCGCTATATAGAGAATCGCCGCGCCTATGCCGCCGGGCGCGGGATCAAACTGCCGATATCCGATCATGCCGCTTTTGGCGGCGGCAACGATGAAGAGGAGCTTAGGCAAAAGGTTGAGTCTCACGACTTTGTCGTTATCGACAGCCTTGGGGCCGACACCACCTTGTCCCGCTTCGGACATTCCTGCGCCGACACCCTGATCACGCCGATCAATGACAGCTTCGTTGACCTTGATGTCATCGCCCGTGTTGACGGCGAAACGATGAAGGTCATCGGTCCCAGCCATTATGCTGAAATGGTTTGGGAACAGAAAAAAGGACGCGCCAAGCGCGACGGCGGCTCCATTGACTGGATCGTCATGCGCAACCGGTTGAGCAGCCTTGACGCTCTCAACAAGCGCAATATGGAGCGGATTCTGCACGGCCTGTCCGGTCGTCTGGGCTTCAGGGTGTTTTCCGGTTTCGGCGAGCGGGTGATATACCGTGAATTGTTCCTGAAAGGCCTCACCATGATGGACCTGCGCGAGGCGGCGGGGGAGGAAGACTTAAACATCTCTCACATCGCGGCGCGTCAGGAGGTGCGTAGTCTGGTCGAGGCTATTAAACCGAGGACCCGGCGATGA